The genome window ccccaaaatttgtaacacactttctcccaagtacggaactaccccatatgtgggcgtaaaatgctctgcgggcgcacaacaaggctcaggagtgagagcgcactatgtgcatttgaagcctaaactggtgatttgcacaggggtggctgctggttacagcggttctgaaataaatgcaaacaaaaacaaccacatgtgaccctatttcggaaacttccCCACTcatggaacttaacaaggggttttagtgagcatttacaccccacaggtgtctgacagatttttggaacagtggtccgtgaaaatgaagaatgtaatttttcatttggacaacccactgttacaaagatctgtcaaacgccagtgtggtgtaaatgctcactgtaccccttttttatgttccttgaggggtgtagtttccaaaatagtatgccatgtggggtgttttttgctgctctggcaccatggggttttcctaaatgtgacatgccccctaaaaaccatttcagcaaaatttgctctttaatatcccattgtcgttccttctcttctgagccctctagttcacccacagagcactttacatccacatatgaggtattttcttgctcgagaaaaattgggttacaaattttgggggattttttctccttttacccccttgtaaaaaaaaaaataaataaataaatatgggtctacaagaacatgttagtgtaaaaaatgcagactttgatttttctcctccactttgctgctattcttgtgaaacaccttgttaaagtagaatatgtcacgtaaaaccaatctcggaatcagaatgaaaggtaaaagcatctcagagttattaatgcttaaagtgacagtggtttgaattgcaaaaaatgctctggtccttagagtcaaaatgggctcggtccccaaggggttgagGGGGTGTAATtggggggaaggagggggtgtaattagagggggggggtgccaaacaaatggTCCGCCCTGGgttccaaatgctctaggtatgcccctgcaatcagtgttgcttcctgagtggacagtgggatttcacagaagtgtcattgatttggagttacattgtgttatttgagtgttccctttatgtttttgagctgtgtagttctttgctTTTGGGATGAAATGAACATAAGAGAACTGATGAAGCAGATTGCCTCACACTATTGTGCCTAACACATGAGATTCCACTTATATCCCTCCAAGTAAACAGGTACCAGCCCATTAATCTAACAGATTTGAAAAACTGGAAGCGCCTGGAAATGTTTTAGATCTAAAAGTTATAACACAAATATCATCCGGTCTGGATGAAGCCTCAGAAGCATTTACTGCATTCACAATGAGGACTGAATCCATCAGCCTCATCTCCTGTCctctggggacctctagtggtggttTGTAGTATAGTTTCCATCTGTCTTCACGTAAACTCACTGCCAATCTTCATATCCTATTAACCCCTGCAGTGACCTTTCAGGTGTTTTGTCTTTGATCAGTTCACTTTGTTGTTACATCAGTAATTATTCTATTTAGAAACATTATAATTGAGGCTTTGAAGCGCTAATATTAATCATCTGAacagaatagaaaaaatatatagtttcccACCAAGGATTAAACCGAGATctctctagtgttgctcgcgaatattcgcaatacgaattttattcgcgaatatcgcatattcactgatatagcgctatatattcgtaattacgaatattagttttttttttgtttttgtttcacagtacacatcacagtgatcatccctctctgcttccaacttgtgtggtgtaaataaggctctaatactactgtgtgagactggtatgcgaattttcgcatatgcaaatttgcgcatatacgaattttgtatgtgctaattttcgcatatgttgtttttgcatatgcgaaaataaaacgagaatattcgcgaatatatgacgaatattcgcgaatatatgacgaatattcgtccatatattcgcgaattccaatatgccctatgccgctcaacactagatctCTCCTGTATCGACGGGATCCCGGTCGGCGGCTGTAACCATCAGTCTGTGCACACGGTTGGTTCCCTGTGTtatttcatacattttatcctacaGCCCAGTACACACTACTGATCTCCGCACAGCAGCTTTATCCCCTGTACATCTGATCAGAGGAGCCGCATCATCTATTTACTGGATGTTTTATTGATTTGCATTTCTGCCTTTTACCATCCAGTGATCCAGTTGTATTTTACCCCTTttatttgttttctatttttattacattgtacATTTATTGTTTATATGGATATATAAGAAAGTTACTGTCAGTTCTAGTCCCAGGAAGATCTCATCCCCCATAGACCCCTGATCACACCCAGCAGATTATTACCGCAATAACAATCAGGGGCCGGAGGTCTAGGAGAGAATTTCCCGGACGATCTCTGCAAATCTATAAACGATCAGGTATAATCTCCGTCCATCTTCCTCTCTTCTCACTTTATTGTTTCACATTTTATATGGATGAAGAGTAAAATATCGGGAGAAGCGATCAGCAAGATCGGGAAATCACTGTCCACGAGGAGCCGATAGatacatgggggggatgagatcTTCCTGGGACTAGAGATGGCGCAGACCCTCCCTGTAATGTGTCTGATCGATTGTTTCCTGCCCAGTCTGTTCGCGATCAGATCTGATGGTGGGAATATGTATAAAGGACTGAACTGATAAGAGATCTGATCGTTTCCGGGAGACACAAGGACCTGAATCTCACGATTTGTATAGATGTCCCGGCATCTAAACGGAACCGCAGAAAAGCTACGGGAATCCCGGCGATACCGATCACCACTGTGATACTTATATGTCCGGTCAGTGCAGGAGACACAATTACTTATTCTGCCGTTACCATATGACGTATATATACGGTACTGATGTAACCTGCAGTCAGATTATATATCACAGACCGCGATCCCGGAGcagcacaatatatacagtataaagcgGCTGCACCGGTATAAACTCGGTCACAAATAAAGATAATTGTAGCAGATAGAAGCCCCAGCTCTATTATAGACAATGTGGcggctcttagaagagcctttggggtgacagcaggaggcggagcaggttacttggcgctggtgtacttggtgacggccttggtgccctcggacacggcgtgcttggccagctctccaggcagcagcaggcgcacggcggtctggatctcccgggaggtgatggtggagcgcttgttgtagtgagccaggcgggaggcttcccctgcgatgcgctcgaagatatcgttgacaaagGAGTTCATGATGCCCATGGCCTTGGAGGATATGCCGGTGTCAGGGTGGACCTGCTTGAGCACCTTGTACACGTAGATGGCATAGCtttccttcctggtcttcctccgCTTCTTACCATCCTTCTTCTGAgtcttggtcacggctttcttggAGCCTTTCTTGGGCGCTGGTGCAGACTTGGCGGGATCAGGCATTATGATCAGTCACAATAATCCTTCACTAGAACAGAGAGAATAATGATGCCTCCTCCTCCCACCGCAGCCGTATTTATAGGCAGCCCATGCAAATGAGAAATGCTGTCTGCTCGCTGTTCTACTGGAGgagcaaatcatgtgacctgtgggaGCGTCATAAGCCCCACCCAGTGCAGTTTATTGGTGTCTCGTTAATTCTCGTCACCATTGGCCGGATTCAAATCTACCCAATCACAGGAGCCGGAGGGCGGAGCAGAAACCTATAAAAagcagcagaaaggaaattacggTTACATCACAGAAAGGCTTCTTTTGAGCGTTTTAGGTTTTACTTATCATTATGTCTGGACGCGGCAAACAAGGAGGGAAGGTTCGGGCTAAGGCAAAGACCCGCTCATCCCGGGCAGGACTCCAGTTCCCCGTCGGTCGTGTGCACAGGCTTCTCCGCAAAGGGAACTACGCCGAGAGGGTGGGCGCCGGTGCTCCGGTCTACCTTGCCGCTGTGCTGGAGTATTTAACTGCTGAGATCCTGGAATTGGCCGGTAACGCCGCCCGGGACAACAAGAAGACCCGCAtcatcccccgtcacctgcagctggccgtgcgcaatgacgaggagcTGAACAAGCTGCTGGGTGGGGTGACCATCGCCCAGGGAGGCGTCCTGCCCAATATCCAGGCCGTGCTGCTGCCCAAGAAGACCGAGAGCAGCAAAGCGGCCAAGAGCAAGTGATCACCGCTTATCCCAGATCATCCCGAACACCAAAGGCTCTTCTTAGAGCCACCACATTGTCTCCTACAGAGCTGGCGCCGCTGATCTCgggtgtgatagggatctgggctgTTATAGGGACTAAACAGAACATCCGGCACATTTTATCTAATATAGGACACCGTGCGGGTTGTGCAGAATGTAGTTGGTATGTGAGGGGGTAATTCTCTTTTGTAACTACTACGCTTTAAGATTGTTCTCACGATGTAGTTTACGGATCCTCCACAATACAGGACCGCAGTGTAGAGATGGCGCCCCCTATACTGTAGCCTCCTGTGTAATGGAAGCTCCTGAACACATCGGATCTCCAGCCGCAATACACAGCGAGGCTTCCATCCAGCCGATCAGGGGTCATCGCTTCTCCATCGCTGGTTACATAAAGATCCCGGCACTCGCTGTATACAGTGCCCGGGAATAATCGCCCCAGAGATCAGCCAATAAGCGCTCAGTATCTGGCTATAAAACTTATTTTCCCGCTCATTCTACAACTATCGCTGTAGAATGagaataatgaataaataaaaatataaatgacaCAAATATAATTAAGAATAAAATGAGGGAAGTTGTAGTAAACTAAATATTCTCAGCTGGGTCGCTCGGAGTACAATAACATTGATCATGAAACATAATAGTCATCTCAGAGCCCTTTAGCTACTAGAATTATTGGTTAAAATAGATAGTAATCACATAAACATTAAATACTTAACCCATTATTGCACTAATAAAACAGACAGCTCAGAATTTCCTTCACTTCACCGATCTGTTATAAAAAGTAACAATCCCGCTAGATTTTGTTGTGATTTAACGAATGAGACACTAGGAAAAACTTTGTTACTAAGAAAATGTCTCAATATTAATTCCAATAAAGAAACATGAAACACCATTTGAATAGTTTTGGTTGGACACGATGTATGATATCGCACTGTGTGTATGCTACCAATTAAAATGTGAGTCCTATGCGCAATATTCGTAAATTATAGTCCTGAACTAATAGTAAAAGGCCGGTGTACACTCACCGCTCACCCTATCTCGGCTCAGCTTGTGAATAAATCGGCCGCGCATGGAAGCCTGAAGGGGAGAGATCGGTGGGGTCTATTTTAACCAATAATATTAGTAACCACAGGGTCCTGAGATTACTTTTATGATTCATGATAAATGGTGTGTGTGtacgtatattatatatataattttttatttattttttctctctcCCCTGTAACTTTCCTCACACTGACACGCGTTATATCCAGATCGGGAAGGATTTCATCAATGACGGGCCCAGGAATCTCTCCCCCCCCACTAAGACTTCATCAGGTCTAAATACACGGTGATCGCTGACAAGTAAAATGGATTGTAAAACAACCGCACGGTTAGTGTTCACACTGGGCGATCTCTTGCAGCAGAGTGACATAATATCGGAATTTATTACATTAAATAACAAAATGACAATGTATAAAATACAGGATAGCTTTCCCCGCCGCATTCTCAGCAGTGTCAGGCTGCAGGGTGTGATCGGTATCAGGTCTGGAATAGGACAGGGACGACCCCGAATTCACCCACCATTGTGATGTCAGCCCCGGACATAGTGTCCCCTCTCCTACCGCATCAGCCTCACTAGAATCCCCCTGATCGGCCCCAACAGTTTCCCATCCGCCGCCTTTTTCTTCCTATTTACAGAAACCAGAGGAATGTAGTCACGTGTACAGGGAAGAGGACGAGACAAAGGGAGAAACGATCAGAAGAGGAGCGGGAATTTCAAGTTAACTGCGTTGATCATCCAATGAGCGAACATTCGTGTCTATAACTCCACCTAGAGTTAACCCTTTAGTGTCCGCTCGTTTCCCCTCTATGCACCAATTACGATCCCAAGTGTCGGGAGACTGAAGCCAGCAGCACCGATCACACACAGGCGCATTACACTGCGGGGGACACGATCTACATCACTATAGTAACTGAACATAACTCAGCACTGAGGGTTAACTGCAGAGGACAATCCCGGGATCCTGCTTATGAGGACAGGCGGAGTATAGGAGCAGAACAATGGAGAGGATCAGGAATCAGCTCGTTCTATAGATAATTTGGTGGCTCTGAAAAGAGCCTTTGTGTTGTATGCGGGTCCCGATTAGATCTAAGCTCTCTCCCCACGGATCCTGCGGGCCAGCTGGATGTCTTTGGGCATGATGGTGACCCTCTTGGCGTGGATGGCGCACAGATTGGTGTCCTCAAAGAGTCCCACCAGGTAAGCCTCGCTGGCCTCCTGCAGGGCCATGACCGCCGAGCTCTGG of Hyla sarda isolate aHylSar1 unplaced genomic scaffold, aHylSar1.hap1 scaffold_1253, whole genome shotgun sequence contains these proteins:
- the LOC130303991 gene encoding histone H2B 1.1, with the protein product MPDPAKSAPAPKKGSKKAVTKTQKKDGKKRRKTRKESYAIYVYKVLKQVHPDTGISSKAMGIMNSFVNDIFERIAGEASRLAHYNKRSTITSREIQTAVRLLLPGELAKHAVSEGTKAVTKYTSAK